From the Pseudomonas syringae KCTC 12500 genome, the window ATACCGAGCCGGGCGAGACACAACTGTTCGACACGCCCATCACCACCACGACGCTGTATATTCGCGACCCTGAACGGTTGCCGATGTTGTTCCACATATCGGATCTGGTTCAATTCGGCACGCGCGGCGCAATGCTCGCCATGTGGGGGCAACCGCTGTTCGAAAGGGACGCGCTTTTCAACGACAGGCCGTCTCGCAATCCGTTTGGCAACTTCATTGGCTACACGTCCGCGCGCATGGTGAGCGAGCAGGCACTCATGCTGGGTGTCATGCGCAGGAAGGGCATTGAGGCCCGGCTCGCGCGACCCTGCGAGGTAGGGCTGAGCAACCTGAAATTATGGGACAACATCTTGAGGCGCAACTTCAGAGTCCTCAACCACTGCGAGGCTGGCATCGACTTTCCGGAGCGCTTTCTGACCAGCCGCCGCGTACTGACTACGCTCTACAAGGCCTCTGCGATAGAGCAATTGCAGAGTCTCGACCCGAAGGGCTACAGGCTGAGAATTGCGCGCATCTGGCTCAATCAATACCTGCTGACCTGCCTGCGCCCCGGCTGGTGGGTGTCCTTTGCGACCATCGTACTGTTCAGCACCTCACCGACCCTCGCCAAGCGCATTCGCTCGTACTGGCGCACGCTGAGGAAGGTCGCGCATGCGGAGTCTTATCGGGTTTGAGGGCTGGGCGTGTGTAGGTATCGAAATACGTCACGCGTTACGCAAGCGTTCATCCAGCATATCCAGCAAAGCTTGCTGACTCATCGAAGCCTGCTTGGCATAGCACGAGACCAGCAGCTCAAGCGGATGAATTCCGATCCTGGTCGCGAGCTGGTCCAGCTTCTCAAGCGTCGGGCTCTTCAACCCGCGTTCGATCTCGGACAGATACGTCCTGCCACTGACCCCGACAAAATCCTCTTGCGTGAGACCCTTCGCTTCGCGCGCTTCTTTCAGTGCCGCTCCGATTGCGTTGCTCAGATCCATTGCGCTGCTGTCGCGATTGTCGATCATGGGCGAGCCATCGATTCCAGCTTACTGAGCAACGCATATGGATCAGCCCCGAGTCCCCGGCACACATCCATGAACTCGATGACATCGAGCCTGCGCTCGGCATTCTCTGTCTTCGAGACAAACGACTGCGGTCGCCCTAGCCTGACGGCTAATTCTTTTTGCGTCATACCGGCTGCGTTGCGCGCTTCCAGCAAAAGATCAAGCAACGCCTGGTAGCGAGCGTTATGGATGGTTTTCACTTGGGCACGCCGTCTGAATAGTCCGGCTACCTAAATAAACCTGATTTGGGATTATCCCAAAATAGGTTTTTCGATTAAGATATGGACCTCAAGGATGTACGTACACGTTCAAGGAGGTCTTATGAAAATCAGAAAAGCCCAGTTGCTGCGCCGTAGGCGTCTTTACCTTGGCTTGTCGCTTACGCGAAACCTATGTCCACAATGTCGTGCGCTAAAGCAACGCTCTAACGCCACCCCATCCGCCCCAGTACCTGATGTCATGACCCAGCGCCAAATCGTCAGCGCAATGTACGCCTATCTCATGACCAGCTGGGAAGAACTGCCCGAACAGAACAAGCGTGCGCTCGGCTTCGATTCAATCGTGGGCGGTGAAGAGGAAGAGGCAGCGCTGAATCGATTAGCAACGCTGTTTATGGAGTACGCGGATGTTTCCCTGCGCAGGGCGCTGGTGGCGCGACGGAGGCGGTTGGGGGAGGGAAAATGATTGAGCGCCGAACGCGACATCTCAAAGAGTTATTCCCGAACCTGAGGGACTGGTCAGCCAGCAATCTCAAATACCCGCGCTTCTGTGCACCGCATTACCCGGATCTTCGATTTGGTCAGCGAGCTGATGACCAAACTGAACAGCGCCGTAGAACGCGATAACTATGCCTAGCAGACTGTTTTGCTCTGCTGCAGCACGCCGGGGCAAAACGTCACGAACCGACCAGTTGAAATGAGCGTTGTCTTCGCAGTGGACTGCTATTTTGATAGTCAAAACAGAGCGTAGATGAGACCTAGGGGGCGGCTATCTCTGGACTGAGATTGCTAGCAGTCAACCGCTTTAACGCAATGCCGAGAGCTTGATCATCGAACAGCCTGCTTTTCCGAGCCGCCGCACCTGCGCCTCCATCCCAATGTTTCAATGCTTCACGCACTGCCGGAACCGTTGGAGAAACTCCCGACTTACTCAATAACCAGTCAACCGTCGCCAACAGCTCCATGCCGAAAGGCGACTCAAAGCCGTCAATCAGCTCTGCGGTGCGCTCCAGAGCTTGGGAATATTCCTTGGCCTCTGTTTTCAGATAGGCTTGCAGAAAAGCCTTACGGCCCTCGTCAAACCAGATCACGTCATTAATACCGGCGTCGGTGATGCGTTTATCGCAGTGCAGGTAGCTGCCATCGAGATTGTCGAGCAGATGCTCAAGGCGATTGGCGTATGGCCCATATTTGTGGGCTACAAATTTGAGATCCAAGGGGTTCTTTGCGCTTGGCAATTGTTCTATCGAACGCTCCAGAAACCAAGCGAGCTTCTGAATTTCAAGCAGGCTACATTCCATGCCCAAAACCCAGTAACGCCGAACGAGTTCGGCGATGAGTGCACGTGCAGGCGTCAGCTTCTCGACACCGCTGCGCTTCGCGACATTCAGATATTGATCGGTGGGTTCAAAGACAAGTACATCGACATCCAGATCACTCAAGACATCAACAATCTGCTCACGGACCTCTACCCATTTCAAACCGCCATTACCAGCACCGAGAGGTGGAACTGCTACGGATTTGACTTGGTTATCGATCAAAAAGCGGCGCAGGTCCCGTAAGCCTTCAGTTATCCATGCCATCTGCGAGGGGGAACGCCAGTGACGCTTGGTAGGAAAATTCACTATCCAGCGCGGCCCGTCCAGTTCGTTGACTGCCGTTACGTGAACCTTTCCGGTCTCTACCTCACCAGCCTTGCACGCCGCCGAATAGAGGCGGTAGTTTTCGGTGAAGCGCTCCTTGAACATCAGTGCAATGCCTTTTCCCATCACGCCTACCGTGTTCACCGTGTTCACGAGAGCTTCGGTATCTGCTTCCAGCAGATTGCCTTGGGTGAATCTGATCATTGGAAATACCATCCCGGGCGCGCGTGGACAGGCAAGGTCAGACCTCTGGCGGCAACGTCTTGCTCAATACGTTCTTTCGTTGCATCGTCGTAGCACATGATGCCAAGGAGTCCTGTGATCGGTAGGTGATGGTGAATGAGCGCTTCGGCCTGATAACGCTCCATCTTACGCGGATCATCAGGATCACGCTTGAAGTCTCGTCTCTGGATTATAGGCCAGTCGATCTGGTCGAGACTCGCCAGCTCGCTATAGTAATCGGTCCAGTCAGGATAGGCGTGTGCATTGGTAAAGACGAAAGCCAGGCCAAGCTGCTCAACGAGAGGCAGGCTTGAAACCAGAATTACTATCTCGTCATTGCTACGCTGCTGGACGCTCCAACCGGAATGAATATTTTTCATCATCACAGAGAACGGTGTGAAGTAGAAGGGCACGTAGTCGGACAGTACGCCCGCTGGAGCAATAGGAACATCGCGATTTCGGCGTTTGTTAATCAGGTCAACGTTACCGATGTTCACGTACTGCGGCGCTTGCACGTCGGAGCTGGCGCAATGAAGACCGTTGTCCAGAATCCAAGGCAGGTTATCGCGGTGGACGATACGCCAAATTAGAGCTTTTTTTGGATTCAGACTGCTGTACTTCATTTGTGGAACATTCCGGGATTCACACTGATAGGGATTTTGAGTTTGGCCTCATGCATTTTAGCCGCACAAAGCTCCTCCATCCCATTGTTGGGGACGTAAATTCTGGAAAAATTCTGGGGAGGTACCGCAGAGGGGGAGAGGCATTCAGCCATGCAAACACTTTTACATGCGGGGTCCAGATAGTCCCGAGAATCCATCAGATCCCAATCTATATTTTCAAAACCTTCGTCATAGTCAAGTAACTCGATAGCATCATTGGCAAGCGGATGACGAGGTATGATCTTCCAACGGTTTTGCTTAGCGAATGATCTGTACACTGAAATCAGTACGAATTTAGACTGGGGTCTGCTGAGCTGCACTCTCCCATCAAATGGGTTGGAAGCAAACCAATGAAAAGGCACGTAGCAATCAAGGCCAAGAGCTTTGCGCTTCGTGATTATGTCGTTATCTGCAACGTCAGTGAATTTAGTGAGGCTGGCCCGAGGTTTAAGACCCTCTTTGAAAATCCCATCCAGATTTTCAACAGAGGTCAAGTGGTAGACAAAAAATTGCTCCTTGATGCTTTTTACTTCCGACATCGTGGTCTCCTTGACCTAAGAATCTGTCTAACAGGCTTTAGTCCTGATTTTTCTCTAGTACCCTCTTGGGAAGCTGGGTTGGAGTGCTTTGATGCTAATGTGCTATCACTGAGGCTGCAAGTGTTATGTGAATATTGGTCTGCCTGTCAAAGAGCCAAGAAATCACTTCTCCTTAAGGTAAAATGATGCGGCGTCGGCAGTGGTAATGCTGCGATATGAACTGCCATGATCCACTAAGCATATTAACTGGTTAGAATTTAATGGCTGACGTCCTTGAGCTCATTTACTGAGAGCGGGTAGGTAGGCTTATGGATAGGCAATGTGTAACGCGGTCAGTTTCAATAGGCGTGCACTACTGACAAGGCCTGCGCGATCCTAGCTGTTATGAGCCCGGCCAGCTCTGTTTTGTAGGTTGCCTAGCCGCTGCTGATAGGAATGAGTTATTTGCAAGAGTTTCTTGGGTGTTTCCTGAGGTGCGCTGTCCGATTTGGTTGGAATAGTCTCGAAATGGGCCGTTGAACTGATCGTATGTATGGACAGGCATTGACGTTTCCTTGTGCTTCCAAAGATTTATCTTGTAGGAAGCTGCTTAAAGTAGTGGAGACTCGATCCTCTACGAAAGAAAAAAGCGTCAGACATTAAAAAGCCGGCTTGTGGCCGGCTTCTCGTAGGCGGTTCTGATCTATTTTTGATAGACCGCAATCGCCTTCAACAGATGCGCCTCTTGAAGAAGCGCGAATAGGCAACGGGGCAAACGGATCACATGCCCCGTTCAAGCACCGCATCGCATGAGTGCGTCAGGTGCTCTGGATGGCGAACAGGATACTGAACTTCGCCTTCCATGCCCAGCCCGAATGCTTTTCAGCCGTAAACACCTCATAACAGCAGCATGGCATTGCGTCGGCTGTTCAGTGTCGACCACCAGAATATCCAGCCCAGAATCCGTATTTTCTCCCGGTCGATGTCTTCGGCGCTGAACAGTTCGTCCGGGTATTCGGCGTCGTTGTGGCTGCGCAGGCGCAGGCCGCCGTTGGGCAGGCGGTAGAGGTAGCGGACGCGCAGGATGCCGCCGTGTTCGAGGGCGTAGATTTCGCCGTCGATGACCTGGGTCAGTTCGCGGTCGACGCCGAGGATCGAGCCGTCCTGGATCTTGTCGGCCATGCTGTTGCCGACCATGGCGACGCACATGCAGTTTTTCGGGTCGATGCCCATGTTCTGCAGGACTTGCAGGGGCAGGCGGATTTTCTGTCCGGGGGCTTCGGCGAGGACGGTCTTGCCGACGCCGTGGGTGGATTCGGCTTCCATGAAGATCTGGATTTCCACGTCGCCGCGCGACACGTTTCTGGCCTGATGAATGATGACGCGGGTATCGCCGCCAGTGTTTTCATTGGCGCATTCGTTAGGGTGTTTGGGGCCTTCGCCGGTGCGCAGCCAGCGGGCGTTGACGGTCAACAGTTCAGCCACCTCGTCAATCCGCGCCATGGGCACGCCGCGCTTGAACCAGTTATTGACGTGTTGCGGCGTGATTTTGCGGTTGGCGGCAAAATCAGTCGCTGTGAGATGGCACTCCCGAAGGAGGATGCGGAGTCGATCACCTGATGTATTCATAGTGGCGAAGTCTACGGGCGTCGCCTGGGCGTTTAAATGAACGAGGTGTTGACGTCGACGTTATCCCAGGGTGGGCGTGGCTATCCGGACTACGGATGGAATGAATGTCGTGTAGGTGGATTCCGTAATAGCGCTTTTGGCACTAAACGAGGTATTGCGCGTTTACCCCCGCTATACGGGCATTAACGAACTGTTGATTGAATGTCTAAAAGCCGGGCGCATTTTTAAACGTGCGTGCTGCAAAAAAGATGGATTGGGTTTCAGCGAGCGAGGTGTGCGGGGAGGTGCAGCGAGGAGGGGGAAGCGTGTTTCAGGGCACGGGTGTGGCGTGCCCTGAAACGCCAATCGATGATCAGCCTTTGTACGCTGCAACCGATTTGGTGATCTCGGCACGGGCAGCGTCAGCATTGCCCCAACCTTCGATCTTCACCCATTTGCCTTTTTCGAGATCCTTGTAGTTCTCGAAGAAGTGCTTGATCTGCTCAAGCAGCAGCGGCGGCAGGTCGGTGTACTCTTTCACGTCGACGTACAGCTGGGACAGCTTGTCGTGTGGCACTGCGATAACTTTGGCATCGCCGCCGCCGTCGTCAGTCATGTGCAGGATGCCGACCGGGCGTGCGCGGATAACCGAACCTGGGGTAACGGGGTATGGGGTTACCACCAGCACGTCCAGCGGGTCGCCGTCGTCAGCCAGGGTGTTGGGGATGAAACCGTAGTTGGCCGGGTAGAACATTGGGGTGGCCATGAAACGGTCAACGAACAGGCAATCGGAATCTTTGTCGATTTCGTATTTGATCGGCGCGTGGTTGGCCGGGATTTCGATGGCGACGTAGATGTCGTTCGGCAGGTCTTTACCAGCCGGAATCTTGCTGTAGCTCATTGGGCATTGCCCCCCTGGTTGAACAGACAGATTGTGGCGCGAACCGCCATAAAGTGGTCCGGATTATAGGCATATTCTGTTTTGGTTGCCACGCATGGCCTTGGAGGCCGTCAGCTGTCCCGGTAAGCCGGGTCCTGTTGACGCAGCAGGTCAAGCCGCGCCAGGGTGTCCTGACGGTAGAACGCTTTCAGTTGTTCGTAGACGGCCAGGTAACTGCCGTGCAGCAGGTCGGGCGCGCTGAAGAAGTATTCGCTGGTCACGGCGAAGAACTCGGCGGGGTCTTCGGCGGCATAGGGATCAATGGCGGGTTCGGCGTCGGGGTTATGGTCCAGTTGCCGGTTGAGATCATCGAACGCGCTTTGCATGACGCGAGCCCATTCGGTCACCTGCATGTCGCTGTGCAGCGGCGGCAGGCCATTGGCGTCGCCGTTGAGCATGTCGAGCTTGTGGGCCAGTTCATGGATCACCAGGTTGTAGCCATCCCAGCCGCCGCTGCTCAATACGCCGGGCCAGGCCAGAATCACCGGGCCCTGCAGCCAGGCTTCGCCGCTGTGCTCGCCATCCCACTCGTGTTCGACGCCGCTGGCATCGCGATGGCGCTGCGGGCTGACGAAGTCGTCGGGGTACAACACGATTTCATGAAAACCCTGATACCAGTTCAGTTCGCCCAGGTTCAGCAGTGGTAGCTGCGCCTGGGCGGCGAGAAACAGCCGCTGCTCGTCATCCAGATCAACGCCCGGCAGCGCGCTGAGGTGTTTGTCATGCAGAAACAACACGCAGGCGTCACGCAGTTGCGCGTGTTGCACGCTGCTCAGGCCATCGAGGATCGGCAGACGTGCGCAGACGTTCTGCCATAGTTCTTCAGCAACTGGGTGTCGGGCCAGCGTGCGCTGCCTGCGCCAGTGGCTGAATGACCACATGATTCAGCGCGCGTCGACCGGACGCGCGGTGCGGCTGCGCACCACGCCGATGACCATAGGCACTAGTGACAGCAGGATGATTGCCAGTACCAGAAAGGTCAGGTTGTGCTTGATGAATGGCACGTTGCCGAAGAAGAAGCCCAGGGTCACCAGGCTACCGACCCACAGCACCGAGCCCAGCACGCTGAAGCCCACGAAGCGCGGATAGGACATCCTGCCGACGCCCGCGACGAAGGGCGCAAAGGTGCGGATGATCGGCAGGAAGCGCGCGAGCGTGACGGTTTTGCCGCCGTGGCGTGCGTAGAAATCCTGGGTGCGCAGCAGGTAGTCGCGGCGGAAGATTCGCGATGACGAGTTGCTGAACAGTTTTTCGCCAACCGTGCGGCCGATTACGTAGTTGGTGCTGTCGCCCAAGATCGCTGCGAGCATCAACAAACCGGCCAGAAGGACCGGGTCCATGCCGCCACCGGCAGCCACGGCGCCGGCGATGAACAGCAGCGAGTCACCCGGCAGGAAGGGCATGATCACCAGTCCGGTCTCGCAGAAAATCACCAGAAACAGGATCGCGTAGACCCATGTGCCGTAGTTGGTCACCAACAGGTCAAGGTAAACGTCGAGATGCAGAATAAGGTCGAGCGGGTTGAATTCCATTAAGGCACCTGAGGCGAGAACCCTGTCCGGGGTCGCATGCGGAAGAAACGACTGCGCGGCATTATAGAAGCAGAATGCGCAGAAGGGGCTTCGGAATAAGCGGCGGGGTTGAATGGGGTGTGAGCGGTATAGCTTTGAGGAGGGAAGAGCAGTCCGCAGTGTTCATCCGCGCTTATGCCGCAAGCCGGGATGATTACGCGAATCTGCCCGGCGGCTGTGAACGGCATAAGCCAGTGTGGAGCCTAGTGTGGCGCGTCAGGGCCGTCCAGCAGGAAGTTGCCGATGGGTTTGTCTGAATGCTCGTCAGTGCCGTCTGATTCCAGTGTCTGCAGTTCCGCCTCGTCTTTCAGGTTGACCCCGGAAATCTGCCGTCTGCAGGCCTCGCGCATCAGGTACAGCAGCCGATGAGCGGCCATGCCGTAGCTCAAGCCTTCCAGGCGCACATTGGAAATACAGTTGCGGTGCGCATCGTTCAGCCCGACCTTTGGCGCGTAAGTGAAGTACAGGCCCAGGCTGTCCGGGGAGCTGAGACCGGGGCGTTCGCCGATCAGAATGACCACCATCTTCGCACCGAGCAGTTCGCCGACCTCATCGGCCACGGCGACGCGGCCCTGTTCGACCATGATCACTGGCGACAGCGACCAGCCCTCGGCGCTGGCCTGTTCTTCCAGGCGAATGAGGAAAGGCACCGCATGTCGATGCACCGCCAGGGCGGACAGGCCGTCAGCGACCACTACCGCCAGATCGAGACCGCCCGGATGAGCCGCGGCGTAGTCGCGCAACGTCTGCGCTGATTCGTCATTAAGGCGACGGCCCAGGTCCGGGCGCTGCAGGTAGCTGTCCCGGTCGGCGGCGGCGCTGTGCAGCAGCAGGGTTTCACGACCCTTTTCCGTCAGTTGTGCGCTGATCGCGGCATGGTCGAAGGCCAGATGCACCGCGTCGCGTGCCTGCGCATGGGCGGCTTGAAAGTCCAGTTGCGCAGAGGTCGGCAGGCTGGTGCCGGTACGTCCCAGCGCAATGCGCGCAGGGGTCAGGCGGCGCAGTTCCAGCCAGGGATTGGCGGGGGCGGCGCTGTCTTGTAGTTCGTTCATCGGCTCGTCACTCATGCTAGATGCGCCAGCGCCTGACGGAAGGCTGGCGGCAGGCTGTCGCCGAAGCGCACACGGCCGTCGGCCTGGGTGAAGATGCCCATTTTTTCCAGCCAGGCTTCGTATTCCGGCGCAGGACGCAGGCCCAGGCTTTGCCTGGCGTACAGCGCGTCGTGGAACGAGGTGGTCTGGTAGTTGAGCATGATGTCGTCGGAGCCGGGGATGCCCATGATGAAGTTGATCCCCGCGACGCCCAGCAGGGTCAGCAGGGTGTCCATGTCGTCCTGATCGGCCTCTGCGTGGTTGGTGTAGCAGATGTCACAGCCCATCGGCACGCCCAGCAGCTTGCCGCAGAAGTGATCCTCCAGACCGGCACGGATGATCTGTTTGCCGTTGTACAGGTACTCGGGGCCGATGAAACCGACCACGGTGTTGACCAGAAACGGATTGAAATGCCGGGCGACGGCGTAGGCGCGGGTCTCGCAGGTCTGCTGGTCGACGCCATGATGCGCGTTGGCCGACAGCGCGCTGCCTTGCCCAGTCTCGAAATACATCAGGTTTTGCCCGAGGGTGCCGCGGTTCAGGCTCAGACCCGCCTCATAGCCTTCCTGCAACAGCTTGAGGCTGATGCCGAAGCTGGCGTTGGCGGCCTCAGTGCCGGTGATCGACTGAAACACCAGGTCGACCGGCACGCCACGGTTGATCACCTCAATGGAGGTGGTGACGTGGGTCAGCACGCAGGACTGGGTCGGGATTTCGTAGCGCTGGACAATGGCGTCGAGCATTTCCAGCAAGGCGACGATGGACGAGGTGCTGTCGGTGGCCGGGTTGATGCCGATCATGGCATCGCCATTGCCGTACAGCAGACCGTCGAGCACGCTGGCGGCAATGCCGGACGGGTCGTCGGTGGGGTGATTGGGTTGCAGGCGTGTCGACAGCCGGCCGCGCAGGCCCATGGTGTTACGGAAACGCGTGACCACGCGGATTTTCTGCGCCACCAGCACCAGATCCTGCACGCGCATGATCTTTGAAACGGCAGCGGCCATTTCCGGGTTCAGGCCGGGTGCCAGCGCGCGCAGACTGGTTTCGTCGGCCTTGTCGCTGAGCAGCCAGTCGCGAAAGCCGCCGACTGTCAGATGACTGACCGGGGCAAACGCCAGTTTGTCGTGGGTGTCGATGATCAGCCGGGTGACTTCGTCCTGTTCGTAAGGGATCAGGGCTTCTTCAAGAAAGTGCTTGAGCGGAATGTTCGCCAGCGCCATCTGCGCAGCGACTCGCTCGCCGTCGTTCTGCGCCGCGACTTCGGCCAGATAATCACCGGAGCGCGCAGGACTGGCCTTGGCCATGACTTCTTTGAGGCTGTCGAAGCGGTACGTCTGCGCTCCGACAGAGTGGGAAAAGCTCGCCATACAGATTCTCCATGACGTCGCGCTGCTTGCGTCGGACGTAGTCTTTCGCTGAGCCGGGTACGTCCCGGTTCAAACGACTGTGGGAAGCGATGCAAGCAATTAATACTCCATCCTGACCGGGAGTGCGAGTTTGCAGGCGTAAGCGGATTAGTCCAGGGCAGGATGCATCACGCCGCAGCGTTAAGCCGGGGCGTGATGCACAGGGTTGGTGCGTGATGTGTTTCTTGTTACCGCGCAATAGGGCTCGGTGCTATACACAAGTCCGCTTTTGATTCTGGCCGAAGGCCGTGGGAGCGAACGTGTTCGCGAAAGGGCCAGTAGATTCTCCGGGAAGGTATCGTCTGAACTACCGTCTTCGCGGACAAGCGAAGCGTCGTCCGGTCCGCTCCCACAGGGGGCGTGTTCCAACCTGACCAGGGGACCTAAATACCTAGAAGAAACCCAGCGGGTTGGTGTCGTAGCTCACCAGCAGGTTTTTGGTCTGCTGATAATGCTCAAGCGCGATTTTGTGGGTTTCGCGGCCGACGCCGGATTTCTTGTAGCCACCGAACGCGGCGTGTGCCGGGTACAGGTGGTAGCAGTTGGTCCACACGCGTCCGGCCTTGATCGCCCGGCCCACGCGGTAGGCGCGGTTGATGTCGCGGGTCCACAGGCCAGCGCCCAGACCAAATTCGGTATCGTTGGCGATGGCCACGGCTTCTGCTTCGTCCTTGAAGGTCGTGACGCTGACCACCGGGCCGAAGATCTCTTCCTGGAACACGCGCATTTTGTTGTTGCCTTTGAGCAGCGTCGGCTGGATGTAGTAGCCGGTGGACAGGCTGCCCTCGAGCTTCTCCACTTTGCCGCCGGTCAACAGTTCGGCGCCTTCGCCCTTGGCGATGTCCAGGTACGAAAGAATCTTGTCGAATTGTTGCTCGGATGCCTGGGCGCCGACCATGGTGTCGGTGTCCAGCGGGTCGCCGCGCTTGATCTTCTCGACCTTGCGCAGCACCGCTTCCATGAACTGCGGATAGATCGACTCCTGCACCAGCGCGCGGGACGGGCAGGTGCAGACTTCGCCCTGATTGAAGAACGCCAGCACCAGGCCTTCAGCGGCCTTGTCGATGAACTCTGGCTCGGCGCTCATGATGTCTTCGAAGAAGATGTTCGGCGACTTGCCGCCCAGTTCCACGGTGGACGGGATGATGCTGTCCGCCGCCAGTTTCATAATATGCGAGCCGACCGGTGTCGAGCCGGTGAAGGCAATTTTGGCGATGCGTTTGCTGCTGGCCAGCGCTTCACCCGCTTCGCGGCCATAACCCTGCACGATGTTCAGCACGCCGGGAGGCAGCAGGTCGCCGATCAGTTCGATCAGCACGCTGATGCCCAGCGGCGTCTGCTCGGCAGGTTTGAGCACGATGCAATTACCGGCAGCCAGCGCAGGGGCGAGTTTCCAGGCCGCCATCAGGATCGGGAAGTTCCACGGGATGATCTGCCCGACTACGCCCAGCGGCTCATGAATGTGATAGGCCACGGTATTGCCGTCGATTTCGGCGGCGCTGCCTTCCTGCGCACGCAGCACGCCAGCGAAGTAGCGGAAATGGTCGGCGGCCAGCGGGATATCGGCGTTGAGGGTTTCGCGGATTGCCTTGCCGTTGTCCCAGGTTTCGGTGATGGCCAGGACTTCCAGATTGGCTTCGATGCGATCGGCAATCTTCAGCAGGACCAGCGAGCGGGCCTGCACCGAGGTCGAGCCCCAGGCTGCAGCGGCGGCGTGCGCAGCGTCGAGTGCCTTGTCGATGTCTTCGGCAGTGGAGCGCGGAAATTCTGCGATGGCCTTGCCGGTGACCGGCGAAGTGTTGGTGAAATACTGGCCTTTGACCGGCGCGACGAACTCGCCGCCTATGTAGTTACCGTAGCGTTCCTTGAAGTTGACGATGGCGCCTTCGGTACCGGGATGAGCGTAACGCATGGTATGTCTCCTGGTTCTTGTTGTGAGGGAGTCTGTGTCGATTCTGCTTTCGGGTCGCTGACAATGAGCGTCCAAGAATAGGCCATTTGCATTCGGCCGTGGCTAGGACTTTAGGCTTATCTGCCGGGCATTGAAATGGGGCGTGTGCGCAAGACGACGGACAAACTCAGGGTGCCATTTCACCGCCCCTACGTTAACCTGCGCAGATGTTCTGAGAGGTTGGTCATGCATATTCATATCCTTGGTATCTGCGGCACGTTCATGGGGTCTCTGGCGGTGCTCGCCAAAGAGTTGGGGCACCGGGTCACGGGCTCCGACGCCAATGTCTATCCACCGATGAGCACCCAGCTCCAGGCGCAGGGCATCGAGCTGACCCAAGGCTATGATCCCGTGCAACTGATCCCCGCGCCGGACCTGGTGGTAGTCGGCAACGCGCTGTCGCGTGGCAACCCGGCGGTTGAATATGTGCTCAACACAGGTTTGCCGTATGTGTCTGGCCCGCAGTGGCTGGCGGACCATGTGCTGCAAGGCCGCTGGGTACTGGCCGTGGCCGGCACACACGGCAAGACCACCACCAGCAGCATGCTGGCCTGGGTGCTGGAACACGCCGGCATGAGCCCCGGCTTCCTGATCGGAGGCATCCCCCAGAACTTCGCCGTGTCGGCGCGTCTGGGCGAGACCCCGTTCTTTGTTGTCGAGGCCGATGAGTACGACAGCGCGTTCTTCGACAAACGCTCCAAGTTCGTCCACTACCGTCCGCGGACAGCGATCCTCAATAATCTTGAGTTCGATCATGCCGACATCTTCCCCGATCTGCCGGCCATCGAACGTCAGTTTCACCATCTGGTGCGAACTATCCCGAGCGAAGGCCTGGTAATCCA encodes:
- a CDS encoding zinc-dependent peptidase, which encodes MWSFSHWRRQRTLARHPVAEELWQNVCARLPILDGLSSVQHAQLRDACVLFLHDKHLSALPGVDLDDEQRLFLAAQAQLPLLNLGELNWYQGFHEIVLYPDDFVSPQRHRDASGVEHEWDGEHSGEAWLQGPVILAWPGVLSSGGWDGYNLVIHELAHKLDMLNGDANGLPPLHSDMQVTEWARVMQSAFDDLNRQLDHNPDAEPAIDPYAAEDPAEFFAVTSEYFFSAPDLLHGSYLAVYEQLKAFYRQDTLARLDLLRQQDPAYRDS
- a CDS encoding DedA family protein gives rise to the protein MEFNPLDLILHLDVYLDLLVTNYGTWVYAILFLVIFCETGLVIMPFLPGDSLLFIAGAVAAGGGMDPVLLAGLLMLAAILGDSTNYVIGRTVGEKLFSNSSSRIFRRDYLLRTQDFYARHGGKTVTLARFLPIIRTFAPFVAGVGRMSYPRFVGFSVLGSVLWVGSLVTLGFFFGNVPFIKHNLTFLVLAIILLSLVPMVIGVVRSRTARPVDAR
- the eutC gene encoding ethanolamine ammonia-lyase subunit EutC, with the translated sequence MSDEPMNELQDSAAPANPWLELRRLTPARIALGRTGTSLPTSAQLDFQAAHAQARDAVHLAFDHAAISAQLTEKGRETLLLHSAAADRDSYLQRPDLGRRLNDESAQTLRDYAAAHPGGLDLAVVVADGLSALAVHRHAVPFLIRLEEQASAEGWSLSPVIMVEQGRVAVADEVGELLGAKMVVILIGERPGLSSPDSLGLYFTYAPKVGLNDAHRNCISNVRLEGLSYGMAAHRLLYLMREACRRQISGVNLKDEAELQTLESDGTDEHSDKPIGNFLLDGPDAPH
- a CDS encoding ethanolamine ammonia-lyase subunit EutB, which produces MASFSHSVGAQTYRFDSLKEVMAKASPARSGDYLAEVAAQNDGERVAAQMALANIPLKHFLEEALIPYEQDEVTRLIIDTHDKLAFAPVSHLTVGGFRDWLLSDKADETSLRALAPGLNPEMAAAVSKIMRVQDLVLVAQKIRVVTRFRNTMGLRGRLSTRLQPNHPTDDPSGIAASVLDGLLYGNGDAMIGINPATDSTSSIVALLEMLDAIVQRYEIPTQSCVLTHVTTSIEVINRGVPVDLVFQSITGTEAANASFGISLKLLQEGYEAGLSLNRGTLGQNLMYFETGQGSALSANAHHGVDQQTCETRAYAVARHFNPFLVNTVVGFIGPEYLYNGKQIIRAGLEDHFCGKLLGVPMGCDICYTNHAEADQDDMDTLLTLLGVAGINFIMGIPGSDDIMLNYQTTSFHDALYARQSLGLRPAPEYEAWLEKMGIFTQADGRVRFGDSLPPAFRQALAHLA
- the exaC gene encoding acetaldehyde dehydrogenase ExaC, with the protein product MRYAHPGTEGAIVNFKERYGNYIGGEFVAPVKGQYFTNTSPVTGKAIAEFPRSTAEDIDKALDAAHAAAAAWGSTSVQARSLVLLKIADRIEANLEVLAITETWDNGKAIRETLNADIPLAADHFRYFAGVLRAQEGSAAEIDGNTVAYHIHEPLGVVGQIIPWNFPILMAAWKLAPALAAGNCIVLKPAEQTPLGISVLIELIGDLLPPGVLNIVQGYGREAGEALASSKRIAKIAFTGSTPVGSHIMKLAADSIIPSTVELGGKSPNIFFEDIMSAEPEFIDKAAEGLVLAFFNQGEVCTCPSRALVQESIYPQFMEAVLRKVEKIKRGDPLDTDTMVGAQASEQQFDKILSYLDIAKGEGAELLTGGKVEKLEGSLSTGYYIQPTLLKGNNKMRVFQEEIFGPVVSVTTFKDEAEAVAIANDTEFGLGAGLWTRDINRAYRVGRAIKAGRVWTNCYHLYPAHAAFGGYKKSGVGRETHKIALEHYQQTKNLLVSYDTNPLGFF